The following are from one region of the Noviherbaspirillum sedimenti genome:
- a CDS encoding CaiB/BaiF CoA transferase family protein: MRTDDKAAQVQPLSGIRVLELGTMIAGPVAATLLADFGAEVIKIEAPGLGDPIRKSGPMVGSESLYWNVEGRSKQSITLDLRRPEGQQVLRDLVRHADVLIENFRPGTMAGWNIGYEALKEINPRLIMLSISGFGQTGPYASRPAYDRIALAFAGFLNMTGYPDRPPVRPGTSMADYQAALFGAFAVMIALFQREARGGTGQQIDVSLYETIFRFTDVMVTAYDKLGLKRERTGNAHFAAAPGDHYETADGSFIAMTVAADTIFKRLCDAIGRNELASHPDFATHRKRVENYTEINNLVAYWFRSRPASECCDALEKHAVPHSRIYTAEDILADPHYAARESIATLEHPVIGPIKMPNVLPLFSGCKAAPIRPAPALGADTSAVLSSLLGMSKDEIAHLQETGTI, from the coding sequence ATGAGGACGGATGACAAGGCCGCTCAGGTGCAGCCGCTGAGCGGTATCCGTGTACTGGAGCTGGGGACGATGATCGCCGGCCCGGTAGCCGCAACGCTGCTGGCGGACTTCGGCGCCGAAGTGATCAAGATCGAAGCGCCCGGCCTGGGTGACCCGATACGGAAATCGGGTCCGATGGTCGGATCGGAAAGCCTGTACTGGAATGTCGAAGGGCGATCGAAGCAGTCGATCACGCTCGACCTGCGGCGCCCCGAAGGACAGCAAGTGCTGCGCGACCTGGTCCGCCATGCCGATGTTCTGATTGAAAATTTTCGTCCTGGAACGATGGCCGGCTGGAACATCGGCTATGAGGCGCTCAAGGAAATCAATCCCCGGCTGATCATGCTCAGCATTTCGGGCTTCGGCCAGACCGGCCCCTATGCGTCACGGCCTGCCTATGACCGTATCGCCCTCGCCTTTGCCGGCTTCCTCAACATGACCGGCTATCCGGATCGACCTCCAGTCCGGCCCGGAACGTCGATGGCGGACTACCAGGCAGCGCTGTTTGGCGCGTTTGCGGTGATGATTGCGCTGTTCCAGCGTGAGGCACGCGGCGGTACTGGCCAGCAAATCGACGTCTCGCTATATGAAACGATCTTCCGTTTCACTGACGTGATGGTCACTGCCTATGACAAGCTGGGTCTGAAGCGCGAGCGAACCGGCAACGCGCATTTCGCCGCCGCTCCGGGCGACCACTATGAAACCGCGGATGGCAGTTTCATCGCCATGACGGTTGCCGCCGATACCATTTTCAAGCGTCTGTGCGATGCGATCGGACGGAACGAACTCGCCAGCCATCCCGACTTCGCCACGCACCGGAAAAGGGTCGAGAATTATACTGAGATCAATAATCTTGTCGCCTATTGGTTCCGGTCGCGCCCGGCAAGCGAGTGCTGTGACGCTCTGGAGAAACATGCAGTCCCGCACAGCAGGATCTACACGGCCGAAGATATCCTTGCCGACCCGCATTACGCCGCGCGAGAATCCATCGCGACGCTTGAGCACCCGGTGATCGGTCCGATCAAGATGCCGAATGTGCTACCGCTTTTCAGCGGGTGCAAGGCGGCGCCCATCCGGCCTGCGCCGGCACTGGGGGCGGATACCAGCGCAGTGCTGTCGTCACTGCTGGGCATGAGCAAAGACGAGATTGCTCACCTTCAGGAAACTGGCACGATATGA
- a CDS encoding amidohydrolase family protein, whose translation MDKAVKNTVPLKAPNRASAKEAIKDYFVVSADCHVNEPIDVWSARVDKRFHDRLPQMKVDEQGRMWFVAEGLRPSRVREAPRDESIPIETFMENAAATGSRQQLDRSKGAMFQKQGGYGEDRYRDMDYDGIDAEIVFPNKGLTNWQSPDPELNVAMCRAWTDWAHETFGGHSRSFPAACIAPADIPAAVKEVERVAGLGFKFVMMPPLVKGTGYNMPKFDPLWAALSEAGLPIAFHAGTGKDPRTASGNGGAIINFVVHAMNTVLQPTVELCASGVFDRFPKLKFTTIEAGAGWIPYALWAMDHGYNCHAFWVSPKLKYKPSEYFKMHGHASFETDPVGVELRHLVGIDSLMWGNDYPHIEGCWPNSEASIDVWGKDLTKQEIAKVIGLNAAKLFNIPVPDRYKVQA comes from the coding sequence ATGGATAAAGCTGTGAAGAACACCGTGCCGTTGAAGGCGCCGAATCGGGCCTCGGCCAAAGAAGCGATCAAGGATTACTTCGTGGTCTCGGCTGATTGCCACGTAAATGAACCGATCGACGTCTGGTCAGCGCGTGTAGACAAACGCTTCCATGACCGGCTGCCGCAGATGAAGGTCGACGAACAAGGCAGGATGTGGTTTGTGGCAGAAGGATTGAGGCCATCCAGGGTGCGCGAGGCGCCCCGGGATGAGTCGATCCCGATCGAAACATTCATGGAGAATGCGGCTGCCACCGGCTCGCGCCAGCAACTTGACCGCAGTAAAGGTGCTATGTTCCAGAAGCAAGGTGGCTACGGTGAGGATCGCTATCGCGACATGGATTATGACGGCATCGATGCCGAGATCGTATTCCCCAACAAGGGACTGACGAACTGGCAATCGCCCGATCCCGAACTCAATGTCGCGATGTGTCGGGCATGGACCGACTGGGCACATGAGACCTTCGGCGGCCATAGCCGCAGCTTCCCGGCCGCCTGCATTGCGCCGGCGGACATTCCGGCTGCGGTAAAGGAAGTCGAGCGGGTGGCGGGTCTGGGCTTCAAATTCGTGATGATGCCGCCGTTGGTAAAAGGCACCGGCTACAATATGCCCAAATTCGATCCATTGTGGGCCGCGCTGTCGGAAGCCGGGCTGCCGATCGCCTTCCACGCCGGCACCGGCAAGGATCCGCGCACTGCCAGCGGCAATGGCGGCGCCATCATCAACTTCGTCGTCCATGCGATGAACACGGTGCTGCAGCCGACCGTCGAACTGTGCGCCTCGGGCGTGTTCGACCGTTTCCCCAAACTGAAATTCACCACGATCGAGGCTGGCGCGGGCTGGATTCCCTATGCCTTGTGGGCCATGGACCATGGCTATAACTGTCATGCGTTCTGGGTTTCACCGAAGCTCAAATACAAGCCCAGCGAATATTTCAAGATGCACGGCCATGCCAGCTTTGAAACCGACCCGGTCGGCGTCGAACTCAGGCACTTGGTGGGGATCGATTCGCTCATGTGGGGCAATGACTACCCTCATATTGAAGGTTGCTGGCCCAATTCCGAAGCGTCCATCGACGTCTGGGGCAAGGACCTCACGAAGCAGGAAATCGCCAAGGTTATCGGGCTCAATGCTGCAAAACTGTTCAACATTCCGGTTCCGGACCGTTACAAGGTGCAGGCATGA
- a CDS encoding MFS transporter — protein MSYKNKMQQTVPAMPASADATIHIINKPLESKNEFRIGYLLMLSVTIGAALGISGFPVHALPFFIGPLTETFGWTRTAVAGGSACVTAAIFFCGPIIGRLADKYGARRVIIPSICMFTFAMLLMTQIGSSVWMFYACYLLIGVSGSGTTYVCYSRVLNTWFDKHRGLALGIMTAGPGLVVSIGPMFIPDLIVEHGWRAAWAVLGGLTFIPLLLVLPFVREKQDTVKHKGGSTEKQSALKGLTFAEARRTRQFWLLIIASFTLAAATVGVYLHFISLLGDMGMTKLEGARYVSVIGIAIIISRFGSGFLLDRIFAPFVGAVICTVPALGFLAFSMHGVDVALLVAISIGMAIGAEVDFLAFASSRYFGMKSYSQIYGWMFGLMALAGAVGPIWFGKVHELTGGAPTGLAIASALCLCAGACILSLGRYPRSFE, from the coding sequence GTGTCGTACAAAAACAAGATGCAACAAACGGTGCCGGCAATGCCTGCCAGCGCCGACGCAACGATTCATATAATCAACAAACCATTGGAGAGTAAAAACGAGTTCCGCATTGGTTATTTGCTGATGCTGAGCGTGACGATCGGCGCTGCTCTGGGAATCAGCGGATTTCCGGTGCATGCGCTGCCATTCTTTATCGGCCCGCTTACGGAAACCTTTGGCTGGACACGTACGGCGGTAGCTGGGGGTTCGGCTTGCGTTACGGCGGCTATTTTTTTCTGCGGCCCGATTATCGGACGACTTGCCGATAAATATGGTGCCCGGCGCGTGATCATTCCCTCCATCTGCATGTTTACCTTTGCCATGCTGCTGATGACACAGATCGGCAGTTCGGTCTGGATGTTCTACGCCTGTTATCTGTTAATCGGCGTATCAGGATCCGGTACCACCTATGTCTGCTATTCGCGCGTGCTCAACACCTGGTTTGACAAGCACCGAGGCCTGGCACTGGGCATCATGACGGCCGGCCCTGGCCTGGTGGTTTCGATTGGCCCGATGTTCATTCCTGACCTGATTGTCGAACATGGCTGGCGCGCTGCCTGGGCTGTGCTGGGCGGCCTGACATTCATTCCGCTGCTGCTCGTTCTGCCTTTTGTGCGGGAAAAACAGGATACCGTTAAACATAAGGGGGGCAGCACCGAGAAGCAGTCGGCACTCAAAGGGCTGACATTTGCGGAAGCTCGCCGAACGCGACAATTCTGGCTCCTGATTATCGCCAGTTTCACTCTCGCAGCCGCCACCGTAGGCGTGTACTTGCATTTCATCAGCCTGCTCGGTGACATGGGGATGACGAAGCTGGAAGGTGCCAGGTATGTCAGTGTCATTGGCATTGCCATCATAATCTCGCGATTCGGTTCCGGCTTCCTGCTAGACCGTATTTTCGCGCCATTTGTGGGTGCCGTTATCTGTACCGTCCCGGCACTGGGATTCCTCGCCTTTTCCATGCACGGTGTGGATGTCGCACTGCTGGTGGCAATTTCCATCGGCATGGCGATTGGCGCGGAAGTCGATTTCCTGGCCTTTGCCTCTTCGCGCTACTTCGGGATGAAATCCTATTCGCAGATTTACGGCTGGATGTTCGGCCTTATGGCTCTGGCTGGCGCGGTCGGCCCGATCTGGTTTGGCAAAGTGCATGAACTTACCGGTGGCGCGCCAACCGGCCTGGCAATTGCATCTGCGCTGTGCCTTTGTGCCGGCGCTTGCATTCTGTCGCTGGGTCGTTATCCCAGGTCATTTGAATAA
- a CDS encoding Zn-ribbon domain-containing OB-fold protein — protein sequence MSYFPKEMPRPVPAMNDTEFLRGCAERHLRFQACAACGMLRHPPMPICSHCHSTAEKWVEAPTTAKVYSFTVVHHASHPAVKASLPYVVALLEFPALPGVRLVSNITHVDPSEVRIGMQVDLWWDDIGEDMFLPRFRPMEKIKA from the coding sequence ATGTCCTATTTCCCCAAAGAGATGCCGCGCCCGGTACCGGCAATGAATGATACTGAATTCCTGCGCGGATGCGCGGAACGCCATCTGCGTTTTCAGGCTTGTGCGGCATGCGGTATGCTCCGGCATCCGCCCATGCCCATTTGCAGCCACTGCCATTCCACGGCAGAGAAATGGGTCGAGGCACCGACGACAGCGAAAGTTTATTCTTTTACGGTCGTCCATCACGCCAGCCATCCTGCGGTCAAGGCGTCGCTGCCTTACGTCGTAGCATTGCTCGAATTTCCAGCACTTCCCGGCGTGCGACTGGTAAGCAACATTACCCATGTGGATCCATCTGAGGTCAGGATCGGCATGCAAGTCGATTTATGGTGGGATGATATTGGCGAAGACATGTTTCTTCCACGGTTTCGTCCCATGGAAAAAATCAAGGCTTGA
- a CDS encoding thiolase C-terminal domain-containing protein, whose protein sequence is MAENNKACIVGIGQSEFTRWGGIHDRSQFQITAEAISAAIADAGLTVNDVDGFASFSDDENEATLMQVALGVPVLRWSSMVWGGGGGGSIAALSQACAAVESGQAHTVVMYRGLCQGQGQRFGQAGKKRVHGNYILPYGLFAPPQMLALMMQRYMHLYPITHDHLAEVALNARANANRNPRAVMYEKPLTREDYFNGRWIAEPFRLYDCCLETDGACAVVVTTKERARDLKAPLIEVASAIHGSGPGWGTGPLGSHNMPDEDYASTNSRRLAPELFARAGMTPADIDVAQIYDHFSGLVLMALEEYGFCDKGESGAFVAEGSIRWPNGKLPINTSGGQLSEAYVHGVNLLLEGVRQLRGESTSQVKDARTCLVTGGLGVSPTSGTILRRH, encoded by the coding sequence ATGGCCGAAAATAACAAGGCATGTATCGTAGGCATAGGCCAAAGCGAGTTCACCCGCTGGGGCGGCATACATGACCGCAGCCAGTTTCAAATCACAGCCGAGGCGATTTCTGCAGCCATTGCAGATGCTGGCCTGACGGTGAATGACGTCGATGGCTTTGCTTCTTTCTCGGACGACGAGAATGAAGCAACGCTAATGCAGGTGGCGCTGGGCGTGCCGGTCCTGCGCTGGTCGTCCATGGTATGGGGCGGCGGCGGCGGCGGATCGATTGCTGCGCTGTCCCAGGCATGCGCCGCCGTCGAATCGGGCCAGGCGCATACTGTGGTGATGTATCGCGGGCTGTGCCAAGGGCAGGGGCAGCGTTTCGGGCAAGCCGGCAAGAAGCGCGTACATGGCAATTACATTTTGCCGTATGGCCTGTTCGCGCCGCCGCAAATGCTGGCGCTCATGATGCAGCGCTACATGCACCTTTATCCGATCACGCACGATCATCTGGCGGAAGTGGCCTTGAATGCTCGTGCCAATGCAAACCGCAATCCCCGCGCGGTCATGTATGAAAAACCGTTGACCCGGGAAGATTACTTCAACGGGCGCTGGATCGCCGAACCGTTCCGCCTGTATGACTGTTGCCTGGAAACCGATGGTGCATGCGCCGTGGTCGTCACCACGAAAGAACGGGCCAGGGACTTGAAAGCGCCGTTAATCGAGGTTGCATCCGCCATTCACGGCAGTGGGCCCGGCTGGGGAACCGGGCCGCTGGGCAGCCATAACATGCCAGACGAAGATTATGCCTCCACCAACAGCCGCCGCCTGGCGCCGGAATTGTTTGCGCGTGCAGGCATGACCCCAGCAGATATTGATGTAGCCCAGATTTACGACCATTTCTCCGGGCTGGTGTTGATGGCCTTGGAAGAGTATGGATTCTGCGACAAGGGAGAAAGCGGCGCATTTGTCGCCGAGGGTTCCATTCGCTGGCCGAATGGCAAGCTTCCCATCAATACATCTGGAGGGCAGCTTTCCGAAGCCTATGTCCATGGCGTGAATCTGTTGCTTGAAGGCGTTCGTCAACTCAGAGGTGAATCGACCTCACAGGTCAAGGATGCGCGCACCTGCCTGGTGACAGGTGGTCTGGGTGTTTCGCCGACTAGCGGCACTATATTGCGGAGGCATTGA
- a CDS encoding acyl-CoA reductase encodes MNSVTTPGLASTPLSVGNIIKGRYIEGGAEVYGPPHAQFATSELVLNDLVWKRSEPGPAFETPLAEIMDVLAETGKWLAKDPDGLVAESLEKAARTSPLPYAVLKRSFALLPAQFDRAQLEYQVEREFGGADILDGWRQMPTPPSGRNHRVRAYPPRIVHIIAGNAPLAAALTIVWAALTKGVHLLKLPSNDLFTATMLIRAIASVAPGHPLAQSFSTAYWRGGDTKVESALFRPQYFDKIAAWGGDTTLRNAKNYIGPGFELVAFDPKTSISMIGREAFESDAVLTKVADLAATDATLIEQQACASSRYQFVEGSTEEVDRYCAKLIEKMGVERPFCTPEGRPLPTDMREEVEGLRGMDDFYRVWGDYNGSGVVIRSEDPVGFHPDGRVVNVVAVPNLADALQYVTLATQTVGVYPPARKAELRNALACAGVQRVVDIGNAGGVERGLPHDGFYPLQRFVRWVNDEGGEVS; translated from the coding sequence ATGAATAGCGTAACGACACCTGGACTCGCCAGCACGCCCTTATCGGTCGGGAACATTATCAAGGGCCGATATATCGAAGGCGGCGCCGAGGTCTACGGCCCTCCGCACGCGCAGTTCGCGACGTCGGAGCTGGTGCTCAACGACCTCGTGTGGAAGCGATCCGAACCCGGACCAGCGTTCGAAACACCGCTTGCCGAGATCATGGACGTACTGGCCGAAACTGGCAAGTGGCTTGCAAAAGATCCGGATGGTCTGGTCGCCGAGTCGCTGGAGAAAGCTGCGCGCACCAGCCCGTTGCCGTATGCGGTGCTGAAACGGTCCTTTGCATTGTTACCAGCCCAGTTCGACCGCGCCCAGCTGGAATACCAGGTTGAGCGGGAATTCGGTGGCGCCGACATTCTTGACGGCTGGCGGCAGATGCCCACGCCACCTTCTGGCAGGAATCACCGCGTGCGGGCCTATCCGCCACGCATCGTGCATATCATCGCCGGCAATGCGCCGCTGGCGGCGGCGCTGACGATCGTCTGGGCGGCGCTCACCAAGGGCGTGCATTTGCTCAAGCTGCCCTCGAACGACCTGTTCACCGCAACCATGCTGATCCGTGCAATTGCGTCGGTGGCACCGGGACACCCGCTAGCGCAATCGTTCTCGACGGCTTACTGGCGAGGCGGCGACACCAAGGTGGAAAGCGCGCTGTTCCGTCCGCAATATTTTGACAAGATTGCGGCCTGGGGCGGCGACACGACACTCAGGAACGCGAAAAACTATATTGGGCCGGGCTTTGAATTGGTTGCCTTCGATCCCAAGACATCGATCTCGATGATCGGCAGGGAAGCATTCGAATCCGACGCAGTACTCACAAAGGTTGCCGACCTGGCCGCCACCGATGCGACACTGATCGAGCAGCAGGCCTGTGCGTCCAGCCGGTATCAGTTCGTCGAGGGAAGCACCGAGGAAGTCGACCGCTATTGCGCCAAGCTGATCGAAAAAATGGGGGTCGAGCGGCCTTTTTGCACGCCCGAGGGTCGTCCCCTGCCCACCGACATGCGCGAGGAAGTCGAAGGCTTGCGCGGCATGGATGATTTCTACCGCGTCTGGGGCGACTACAACGGCTCCGGCGTCGTCATTCGTTCCGAAGACCCGGTCGGATTCCATCCCGATGGCCGCGTGGTGAACGTGGTAGCGGTGCCCAACCTCGCCGATGCGCTGCAATACGTGACCCTGGCAACACAAACGGTCGGCGTCTACCCGCCTGCGCGCAAGGCCGAACTGCGCAATGCACTCGCGTGCGCCGGCGTCCAGCGCGTGGTCGACATCGGCAACGCGGGCGGTGTTGAGCGCGGCCTACCGCATGACGGCTTTTATCCGCTCCAGCGCTTCGTGCGCTGGGTAAATGACGAAGGCGGGGAAGTGTCATAA
- a CDS encoding MFS transporter: MTIDKNQQASGAFQSKLFFALWIATIFANVAMWMQNVGAEWVMVSLTPSPFMVALVQSAITLPVFLLGLPAGVMSDLLDRQQLLLWTHASMFLASGALALVSHLGMLGPWALLFLTFIVGCCAALAITARLVSISDVVPRSALVQALALNSIAYNSARAVGPALAGILLAWLGPTAVFLAAACMFGVVVVIQLRFFTPPAQGAAPGESAINAMLSGMRYVRQTPLLHTYFMRVILFVAFASSLWALLPVIAHGLMKFNASGYALLLGCMGAGAVILGVVLEPLRRNFSLDTLATASGLVFAAAIFISALSSSTFIVCAGLVAAGGAWVVINSITTAAVQTTLPSSVRARVVSIYLLVFNGAMAFGGAFWGAVASQLGLKSTLAMAATLAVCGALYARRYPILLGKDADATL; encoded by the coding sequence ATGACCATAGATAAAAATCAACAGGCTTCTGGAGCATTTCAAAGCAAACTGTTTTTTGCACTCTGGATAGCCACCATATTTGCTAACGTTGCGATGTGGATGCAGAATGTTGGTGCGGAATGGGTGATGGTTTCGTTAACGCCTTCCCCATTTATGGTGGCACTTGTTCAATCCGCCATCACCTTGCCCGTATTTCTGCTCGGCCTTCCGGCCGGCGTCATGTCCGATCTGCTTGACCGCCAGCAGTTGTTGCTTTGGACGCATGCCAGCATGTTTCTGGCATCCGGTGCATTGGCACTCGTATCGCATCTCGGCATGCTCGGACCGTGGGCTTTGCTTTTCCTGACCTTCATTGTGGGATGCTGCGCTGCACTGGCGATTACGGCGAGACTAGTCAGTATTTCTGACGTCGTGCCGCGCTCAGCCCTGGTGCAAGCGCTTGCATTAAACAGTATTGCCTATAACAGCGCGCGCGCCGTGGGTCCCGCTCTGGCCGGCATTCTGTTGGCCTGGTTGGGGCCCACCGCAGTTTTTTTGGCCGCTGCCTGCATGTTTGGCGTCGTCGTCGTAATCCAGCTACGCTTCTTCACGCCGCCGGCGCAGGGAGCGGCGCCCGGCGAGTCGGCAATTAACGCGATGCTTAGCGGCATGCGTTACGTACGGCAAACGCCGCTGCTGCATACTTACTTCATGCGCGTCATTCTGTTCGTTGCCTTTGCCAGCAGCCTGTGGGCACTACTGCCAGTAATAGCACATGGCTTGATGAAATTTAACGCAAGCGGCTACGCTTTGCTACTGGGCTGCATGGGTGCCGGTGCTGTCATACTCGGCGTCGTACTTGAGCCGTTGCGGCGCAATTTCTCTCTTGATACGCTGGCAACTGCGTCAGGGCTGGTCTTTGCAGCCGCGATTTTCATATCAGCGCTGTCGTCCAGTACTTTCATTGTCTGTGCCGGACTGGTTGCCGCAGGCGGCGCCTGGGTAGTAATCAACTCGATCACTACTGCTGCGGTTCAAACCACGCTGCCGTCCTCGGTGCGCGCACGGGTGGTTTCGATCTATCTGCTGGTGTTTAATGGCGCAATGGCATTCGGCGGAGCATTCTGGGGGGCTGTGGCCAGCCAGCTGGGTCTGAAGTCCACGCTGGCGATGGCTGCCACATTGGCAGTATGCGGGGCATTATATGCCCGCCGCTATCCGATCCTGCTTGGCAAAGACGCTGACGCCACTCTCTAG
- the pcaF gene encoding 3-oxoadipyl-CoA thiolase, producing the protein MIDAYICDAIRTPFGRYGGALSGVRADDLAAIPIKALMERNPNVDWMALTDVLYGCANQAGEDNRNVAHMASLLAGLPVEVPGGTINRLCGSGLDAVGTAARAIKSGEAQMMIAGGVESMSRAPFVMPKAESAFSRSNAIHDTTIGWRFVNRLMKEKYGVDAMPETAENVAIEYKIEREAQDRMALASQRNATAAQKASHLAREIVPVVIPQKKGEAVVVAQDEHPRETSLEALARLKGVVRPDGSVTAGNSSGVNDGACALLLANADTAKRNGLIPRARIVGMATAGVPPRIMGIGPAPATQKVLALTGLTLEQIDVIELNEAFAAQGLAVLRLLGLQDDDERVNAWGGAIALGHPLGASGARLVTTAVNRLHETGGRYALCTMCIGVGQGIAVVLERV; encoded by the coding sequence ATGATCGACGCTTACATCTGCGATGCCATCCGCACTCCGTTCGGCCGTTACGGCGGTGCACTCTCGGGTGTACGCGCCGACGACCTGGCAGCGATTCCCATCAAGGCCCTGATGGAACGCAATCCGAATGTCGACTGGATGGCGCTGACCGATGTACTTTACGGCTGCGCCAATCAGGCCGGCGAAGATAACCGCAATGTTGCGCACATGGCCAGCCTCCTGGCGGGATTGCCAGTCGAGGTGCCGGGGGGCACGATCAACCGCCTGTGCGGATCCGGCCTCGACGCCGTCGGCACGGCCGCGCGCGCCATCAAGAGCGGCGAGGCGCAGATGATGATTGCCGGCGGCGTGGAAAGCATGAGCCGCGCACCGTTCGTCATGCCCAAGGCGGAGAGTGCCTTCAGCCGCAGCAATGCCATCCATGACACCACCATCGGCTGGCGCTTCGTCAACCGGTTGATGAAGGAGAAATATGGCGTGGATGCGATGCCTGAGACGGCCGAGAATGTCGCGATCGAGTACAAGATCGAGCGCGAAGCGCAGGACCGCATGGCTCTTGCCAGCCAGCGCAATGCCACTGCCGCGCAAAAGGCCAGTCATCTGGCGCGCGAGATCGTGCCTGTGGTCATACCCCAGAAAAAAGGCGAAGCCGTGGTCGTGGCACAGGACGAGCATCCGCGCGAGACCAGTCTGGAAGCGCTGGCCAGACTCAAGGGCGTGGTGCGGCCGGACGGCTCGGTCACTGCCGGCAATTCGAGTGGCGTGAATGACGGTGCGTGCGCACTGCTGCTGGCAAATGCGGATACCGCCAAGCGCAATGGCCTGATCCCCAGGGCACGGATCGTCGGTATGGCTACTGCTGGCGTGCCGCCACGCATCATGGGCATCGGGCCAGCACCTGCCACGCAGAAGGTGCTGGCGCTCACGGGACTCACGCTTGAGCAGATCGACGTGATCGAACTCAACGAGGCGTTTGCCGCGCAAGGGCTGGCCGTGTTACGCCTGCTGGGTCTGCAGGACGACGACGAGCGCGTCAATGCCTGGGGCGGCGCGATTGCGCTGGGTCACCCGCTAGGCGCCAGCGGCGCGCGCCTCGTCACCACGGCAGTGAATCGTTTGCATGAAACGGGCGGACGTTACGCCCTGTGCACCATGTGTATCGGGGTGGGGCAGGGCATCGCGGTCGTTCTGGAACGGGTGTAA
- a CDS encoding PaaI family thioesterase: MKKNNPDLDFSLESIWGKLDANDQEADDYPAMIESLRQFLNHVAGSKPEQETLRRLSHTLQSWSEELSSHSVDDSEQLFGRMMHIAGRAQPMIPQFVASEGDKSYVRGSVVFGRCFLGANGAAHGGAVSLLFDEVMGRLQYAASRPRVRTAYLHVDYRSITPIDKSLEVVARIVREEGRKILMMAKIMDAETVCAEAEGLFVILRPGQP; the protein is encoded by the coding sequence ATGAAAAAAAATAATCCAGATTTAGATTTTTCTCTTGAAAGCATCTGGGGGAAGCTCGACGCTAACGATCAGGAAGCTGATGACTACCCGGCAATGATTGAATCGCTACGTCAATTCTTGAATCATGTGGCAGGATCAAAACCGGAACAAGAGACTCTTCGACGCCTCTCGCACACGTTGCAATCCTGGTCGGAGGAGTTGTCATCTCATTCGGTGGACGACAGCGAGCAGCTATTCGGACGCATGATGCACATTGCAGGGCGAGCTCAACCAATGATTCCCCAGTTTGTCGCATCAGAAGGTGATAAAAGCTATGTTCGAGGGAGTGTAGTGTTCGGGCGTTGCTTTCTCGGAGCAAATGGGGCTGCTCATGGTGGTGCAGTTTCTCTGCTGTTTGATGAAGTCATGGGGCGACTGCAGTATGCGGCGTCGCGTCCAAGGGTTCGAACTGCTTACTTGCACGTTGACTATCGCTCCATAACTCCGATAGACAAGTCTCTCGAAGTGGTTGCCAGGATTGTTAGGGAAGAGGGAAGAAAAATTCTAATGATGGCAAAAATAATGGATGCAGAAACTGTTTGCGCTGAAGCTGAGGGTTTATTTGTAATATTGCGCCCTGGCCAACCCTGA